A stretch of the Deinococcus reticulitermitis genome encodes the following:
- a CDS encoding aspartate-semialdehyde dehydrogenase, with product MRVAIVGATGAVGHELMKVLEHSRLNFDELLLYASPRSAGKTLKFRGQDLTVQVTPEGPIDADVVLASAGGSVSQALAHRWAEGGAVVIDNSSAFRYDPQVPLVVPEVNGEAALSHRGIIANPNCTTAIAVVAVAPIHRKYGVRRMIVSTYQATSGAGQKGMDELLTETHKVLHGQPAGHSEFAHPIPFNVIPHIDAFQDNGYTKEEMKVAWETRKILGDDSLKISCTAVRIPTLRTHSEAITLELEKPATPDEIRELLAHSPGVEVRDNVGEKLYPMPLTASGKFDVEVGRIRESLVFDGGIDLFVAGDQLLKGAALNAVQIAEYLQEKGALKVKQRA from the coding sequence CTGCGCGTCGCCATCGTGGGAGCCACCGGAGCCGTCGGACACGAGCTGATGAAGGTGCTGGAGCACTCCCGCCTGAACTTTGACGAACTGCTGCTGTACGCCTCGCCCCGCAGCGCGGGCAAGACCCTGAAGTTCCGGGGTCAGGACCTCACCGTGCAGGTCACGCCCGAAGGCCCCATCGACGCCGATGTGGTGCTCGCCTCGGCCGGCGGCAGCGTGAGCCAGGCGCTCGCGCACCGGTGGGCCGAGGGGGGCGCCGTCGTGATCGACAACTCCAGCGCCTTTCGCTACGACCCGCAGGTGCCGCTCGTGGTGCCGGAGGTCAATGGGGAAGCGGCCCTCTCCCACCGGGGCATCATCGCCAACCCCAACTGCACGACCGCCATTGCCGTGGTCGCCGTCGCGCCGATTCACCGCAAGTACGGCGTCCGGCGCATGATCGTCTCGACCTACCAAGCCACGAGCGGCGCCGGGCAAAAGGGTATGGACGAACTGCTGACCGAGACCCACAAGGTCCTGCACGGTCAGCCGGCCGGACACAGCGAGTTCGCGCACCCGATTCCCTTCAACGTCATTCCGCATATCGACGCCTTCCAGGACAACGGCTACACCAAGGAAGAGATGAAGGTGGCCTGGGAGACGCGCAAGATTCTCGGCGACGACTCCCTGAAGATCAGCTGCACCGCCGTCCGGATTCCCACCCTGCGGACCCACAGCGAGGCGATCACCCTCGAACTCGAAAAGCCCGCTACGCCGGACGAGATCCGCGAGCTGCTCGCGCATTCCCCCGGCGTCGAGGTGCGTGACAACGTGGGCGAGAAGCTCTACCCCATGCCGCTGACCGCGAGCGGCAAGTTCGACGTGGAGGTCGGGCGCATCCGCGAGTCGCTGGTGTTCGACGGTGGGATCGACCTGTTCGTTGCGGGCGACCAGCTGCTCAAGGGTGCGGCACTCAACGCGGTGCAGATCGCGGAGTATTTGCAGGAAAAGGGCGCCTTGAAGGTCAAGCAGCGGGCGTGA
- the plsY gene encoding glycerol-3-phosphate 1-O-acyltransferase PlsY, with amino-acid sequence MTPLALLAAVLSYLLGSLPAAAWVARARGVDIRKVGSGNSGATNVLRSLGKGPALAVAIFDILKGVLAVWIARSLGLSEPWAALCGVLAVIGHNFSPFLAFRGGKGVATSFGVIAVLDPPVGLVAFVLALACMWLTRFVSAGSIMGAFTAIALVLLLGRAGWLMAAILFLSGLLIWQHRENVRKLQSGTERRLGEKTSAPAPAERSLN; translated from the coding sequence GTGACTCCCCTCGCGCTGCTCGCCGCCGTTCTTTCCTACCTGCTCGGCTCGCTGCCGGCGGCGGCCTGGGTCGCGCGGGCACGCGGGGTAGACATCCGCAAGGTCGGCAGCGGCAACAGCGGGGCCACCAACGTGCTGCGCTCGCTCGGCAAGGGACCGGCGCTCGCAGTGGCGATCTTCGACATCCTCAAGGGCGTGCTGGCTGTCTGGATCGCCCGCAGCCTCGGCCTGAGCGAGCCTTGGGCGGCCCTGTGCGGCGTCCTCGCGGTGATCGGGCATAACTTCAGCCCCTTTCTGGCCTTCCGGGGCGGCAAAGGCGTGGCGACGAGCTTCGGGGTGATCGCGGTGCTCGACCCACCGGTCGGCCTCGTCGCCTTCGTGCTTGCCCTAGCGTGCATGTGGCTGACCCGCTTCGTGAGCGCCGGAAGCATCATGGGGGCGTTCACGGCCATCGCCCTCGTGCTGCTGCTCGGACGCGCAGGGTGGCTCATGGCGGCGATCCTCTTTCTCTCGGGCCTGCTGATCTGGCAGCACCGCGAGAACGTCCGCAAGTTGCAGTCGGGCACCGAGCGGCGCCTCGGGGAAAAGACCAGCGCGCCGGCGCCGGCAGAGCGCAGCCTGAACTGA